In Gossypium arboreum isolate Shixiya-1 chromosome 6, ASM2569848v2, whole genome shotgun sequence, the following are encoded in one genomic region:
- the LOC128293897 gene encoding protein TIC 214-like, producing the protein MMIFKSFILGNLISLYMTIINSVVMVRLFYGFLTTLSIGPSYIFLLRAQFMKEGEERTEKRRISATTGLITGQLMMFISIYYVPLHLALGKPHIITVLALPYPLFHFFWNNHKDFFYHRRPTRNSMHNLSIQYVFLNNLIIQLFNHFILPSSMLARLVNIYMFRCNNNMLFVTSSFVGWLIGHILLMK; encoded by the exons ATGATGATTTTTAAATCTTTTATACTAGGGAATCTAATATCCTTATACATGACAATAATCAATTCAGTCGTTATGGTCAGACTCTTTTATGGATTTCTGACCACACTATCCATAGGTCCCTCTTATATCTTCCTTCTACGAGCTCAGTTTATGAAAGAAGGAGAAGAAAGAACCGAGAAGAGA AGAATATCAGCAACAACTGGGCTTATTACAGGCCAGCTCATGATGTTCATATCAATCTACTATGTACCTCTGCATTTAGCATTGGGTAAACCTCATATAATAACTGTCCTAGCTTTACCGTATCCTTTGTTTCATTTCTTCTGGAACAATCACAAAGACTTTTTTTATCATAGACGTCCTACCAGAAATTCAATGCATAATCTTAGCATTCAATATGTATTcctgaataatctcattattcaatTATTCAACCATTTCATTTTACCAAGTTCAATGTTAGCCAGATTAGTCAACATCTATATGTTTCGATGCAACAACAATATGTTATTTGTAACAAGTAGTTTTGTTGGTTGGTTAATTGGTCATATTTTATTGATGAAATAG